A genomic window from Pseudonocardia broussonetiae includes:
- a CDS encoding cytochrome c oxidase assembly protein, translated as MQHMAVPAVSMPITGRGARQWTVVVLLVVGSVAGMLVAAALGVSAGAAATAGLPDAGPLVTVALPMVRVLSEVAATVTVGMLLLAAALAPPQRSGYLDVAGFRAVRTAAVSAAVWAAAALLMVPLTVAEASGRPLVEALGSLAAALPVLPTSSAWLVTGAVAAAVAVRSAGTLTWGWSVVLFAAAVGGLLPVAASGHSAVGGSHDIATDSLLLHVVAAALWVGGLFATLLVATSAPRALRTALPRFSTLAGWCWAVLALSGLVNLAVRLGVDPRALLTPYGAVVVGKTMALAALGFIGLVHRRRTVPAAARGRTVDLLRWGGLELLIMVVTIGLAVGLGRTPPPAGPASGTSRTEEALGYELAPPDGLLQLVAAVRFDVVFTLVVAVLLITYLAGVRMLRVAGAVWPLRRTVAWCAGALVVLVATSSGIGRYGAAMPSVAAVGQVLLLAVAPALLAAGAPLRLACLALPAVGATGGPSPRGSLLWLLRRPLARRLRRPGAAPLILAAVQLTLYGAGGLDLLLASSAGRQALDALLFLTGCVVAAGLTGSSRPRPWEVLTLMGVQLAVGIALLVRPDVVGAEHFRGVGLVWVPDLLAEQRWAAVVWLVCLPVAAGLLLATVSPGRGATPRIGSAKLPATLAVVTGGSARV; from the coding sequence ATGCAACACATGGCCGTGCCCGCGGTGTCCATGCCGATCACCGGCCGTGGCGCGCGGCAGTGGACCGTCGTGGTGCTCCTCGTGGTCGGGTCGGTCGCGGGCATGCTCGTGGCGGCCGCGCTCGGTGTGTCGGCGGGAGCGGCCGCGACAGCGGGTCTGCCCGACGCCGGGCCGCTCGTGACGGTCGCGCTGCCGATGGTCCGGGTGTTGTCCGAGGTGGCTGCGACGGTCACGGTCGGGATGTTGCTGTTGGCCGCCGCTCTGGCGCCGCCGCAGCGCAGCGGCTACCTCGACGTGGCCGGCTTCCGGGCGGTGCGAACGGCCGCGGTGTCCGCGGCGGTGTGGGCGGCGGCGGCGCTGCTGATGGTGCCGCTCACCGTGGCCGAGGCGTCGGGTCGCCCGCTGGTCGAGGCGTTGGGCTCGCTCGCCGCGGCGTTGCCGGTCCTGCCCACGTCCTCGGCCTGGCTCGTGACCGGCGCCGTCGCGGCTGCCGTCGCCGTCAGGAGTGCGGGCACGCTCACCTGGGGATGGTCGGTCGTCCTGTTCGCCGCCGCCGTCGGCGGGCTGCTGCCCGTGGCCGCGTCGGGGCACTCCGCCGTCGGCGGGTCCCACGACATCGCCACCGACAGCCTGCTGCTGCACGTCGTGGCGGCCGCGCTCTGGGTCGGTGGTCTGTTCGCGACCCTGCTGGTCGCGACCTCGGCGCCGCGGGCGCTGCGCACCGCGCTACCTCGTTTCTCCACGCTGGCCGGGTGGTGCTGGGCGGTGCTCGCCCTCTCCGGACTAGTCAACCTGGCCGTGCGCCTCGGCGTCGACCCACGAGCCCTGCTCACCCCCTACGGCGCGGTCGTCGTGGGCAAGACCATGGCCCTCGCCGCGCTGGGGTTCATCGGGCTCGTCCACCGGCGACGCACCGTCCCGGCCGCGGCCCGGGGCCGCACGGTCGACCTGCTGCGCTGGGGTGGGCTGGAACTCCTGATCATGGTGGTCACGATCGGGCTCGCGGTCGGGCTCGGGCGCACCCCACCACCGGCCGGGCCGGCGAGCGGGACGAGCCGGACCGAGGAGGCACTCGGGTACGAGCTCGCCCCACCGGACGGGCTGCTGCAGCTCGTCGCCGCGGTCCGGTTCGACGTGGTGTTCACGCTCGTCGTGGCCGTTCTCCTGATCACCTATCTCGCCGGGGTGCGCATGCTCCGGGTTGCGGGCGCGGTGTGGCCGCTGCGCCGAACCGTCGCCTGGTGTGCCGGCGCGCTGGTCGTGCTCGTCGCCACCTCGTCGGGCATCGGCCGCTACGGGGCGGCCATGCCGAGCGTGGCCGCTGTCGGCCAGGTGCTCCTGCTGGCCGTCGCACCGGCGCTGCTCGCCGCTGGCGCGCCGCTGCGGCTCGCGTGCCTCGCGCTGCCCGCGGTCGGTGCGACGGGTGGGCCGAGTCCGCGGGGCAGTCTGCTGTGGCTCCTGCGACGTCCCCTGGCCCGACGGTTGCGCCGGCCGGGCGCCGCGCCGCTGATCCTCGCGGCGGTTCAGCTCACCTTGTACGGCGCCGGGGGGCTGGACCTCCTGCTGGCCTCGTCGGCCGGACGCCAGGCGCTGGACGCGTTGCTGTTCCTGACGGGCTGTGTCGTCGCGGCCGGCCTCACCGGCTCGTCCCGTCCGCGCCCGTGGGAGGTTCTCACCCTCATGGGTGTGCAACTGGCCGTCGGGATCGCCCTCCTCGTCCGACCGGACGTCGTCGGTGCGGAGCACTTCCGCGGCGTCGGGCTCGTCTGGGTGCCCGATCTCCTCGCCGAGCAGCGGTGGGCCGCGGTCGTGTGGCTGGTGTGTCTGCCGGTTGCCGCCGGGCTGCTTCTGGCCACCGTGTCGCCCGGTCGCGGCGCCACTCCACGGATCGGGTCGGCGAAGCTGCCCGCCACGCTCGCCGTCGTCACGGGTGGGTCAGCCCGGGTGTGA